One Deltaproteobacteria bacterium DNA segment encodes these proteins:
- a CDS encoding amidohydrolase — protein sequence MAAEEFIVDVHHHYMPAKLFDRLAAQAGGKRIVTNEISLTLHPSRKDLDAHLKAMDQAGVTYSIITDQVQVMGVDVAKDLNDGVAELQHKHPDRFRSAIHLPLQDPAAAQRELQRGIDELGLRAVALLACHLDIQLDNPIMFPLYEIIQKNRLPIIIHPQSKPTGSETTYSLDRCVFRPLETTQCIVRVMNAVLPRYPELKFIMPHLGGAASSLLGRMMAFFETDDAPIPPDMRGYLKTQNEQKKFGVTERFNKLFKQLYFDTAGTGAWLPAMAAALNITTYDRIMFGSDYPLECKTAANIVESLEMINQAPCSAAEKTAMLGTTAKGMFNLK from the coding sequence ATGGCTGCCGAAGAATTCATCGTCGACGTGCATCACCACTACATGCCCGCAAAACTGTTCGACCGGCTGGCGGCGCAGGCCGGCGGCAAACGCATCGTCACCAACGAGATTAGCCTGACGCTGCATCCGTCGCGCAAAGATTTAGACGCCCATCTTAAAGCGATGGATCAAGCCGGCGTCACCTATTCGATCATCACCGACCAGGTGCAGGTGATGGGCGTCGACGTCGCCAAAGATTTGAACGACGGGGTCGCCGAATTGCAGCACAAACACCCCGACCGATTTCGCAGCGCGATTCATCTGCCGCTGCAAGATCCCGCGGCGGCCCAGCGCGAATTGCAGCGCGGCATCGACGAGTTGGGCTTGCGGGCGGTGGCACTGCTCGCCTGTCATTTGGATATTCAGCTTGACAACCCGATCATGTTTCCGCTCTACGAGATTATTCAAAAGAACCGCCTGCCGATTATCATTCATCCGCAATCCAAGCCCACCGGCTCGGAGACGACTTATAGCCTGGACCGCTGTGTCTTTCGGCCGCTGGAAACGACCCAGTGTATCGTGCGGGTCATGAACGCGGTCTTGCCGCGCTATCCCGAGCTGAAATTCATTATGCCCCATCTGGGGGGCGCGGCGTCGTCCCTGTTGGGCCGCATGATGGCGTTCTTCGAAACCGACGACGCACCGATTCCGCCGGACATGCGCGGCTATTTGAAAACTCAAAACGAGCAGAAAAAATTTGGCGTCACCGAGCGCTTCAACAAACTCTTTAAGCAGCTTTATTTCGACACCGCCGGTACCGGCGCCTGGCTGCCGGCGATGGCGGCGGCGCTCAACATCACGACCTACGATCGCATCATGTTCGGCAGCGACTACCCGCTCGAATGCAAAACCGCGGCGAACATCGTCGAGTCGCTGGAAATGATCAACCAAGCGCCCTGCTCCGCAGCGGAGAAAACCGCCATGCTCGGCACCACGGCTAAAGGGATGTTTAACCTCAAGTAA
- a CDS encoding CoA transferase codes for MADNSKPTRALEGVKILAFEQVLSGPFATCLLADMGAEVIKVERPGVGDVIRGWDSVVKGLSSGYVWLNRNKRSLTVDVKHEKGREILRRLAQKSDVFFENYAPGVAGRLGLGYEKLNELNPRLIYCSLSGYGQDGPYRDVKAYDLLIQGEGGIIATTGYEDKPAKAGIAIADIASGMYAAIGILLALYQREKTGEGQLVDVSMLDSIVSWLGYFPHHYWHAGEEPGRVGMRHHYVCPYGPYLAGDGQYVNLAVASPADWEVFCKVVVEKPEMLTDPRFVSVQDRRKNRNALEETIENIFAAREHTHWLAQLKKAQLPHGIVRGVAQVLAHPQVIARKLIREADSPVGTVPVIANALKMSKSEARYDRIPALGENNEAILRELGYDGAGIAKLVQDKVI; via the coding sequence GTGGCAGACAATTCCAAACCGACGCGCGCTTTGGAGGGCGTCAAGATTCTCGCCTTCGAGCAAGTCTTGTCCGGCCCGTTTGCGACCTGCTTGCTCGCCGACATGGGCGCCGAAGTCATCAAAGTCGAGCGTCCCGGTGTCGGCGACGTGATTCGCGGCTGGGATTCGGTGGTGAAAGGATTGTCGTCAGGCTATGTCTGGCTGAATCGCAACAAGCGCAGTTTGACCGTCGATGTCAAACACGAAAAAGGCCGAGAGATTCTGCGGCGACTAGCGCAGAAGTCGGACGTTTTTTTCGAAAACTATGCGCCCGGTGTGGCCGGCCGATTGGGTTTGGGCTACGAAAAATTGAACGAACTGAATCCGCGCTTGATCTACTGTTCGTTATCAGGCTACGGCCAAGACGGGCCGTATCGCGACGTGAAAGCCTACGATCTGTTGATTCAAGGCGAGGGCGGCATCATCGCGACGACAGGTTACGAGGACAAACCGGCCAAAGCCGGCATCGCCATCGCCGATATCGCCTCCGGCATGTACGCGGCGATTGGTATCTTGCTGGCGCTCTATCAGCGCGAAAAAACTGGAGAAGGACAGCTAGTTGACGTCTCGATGCTCGACTCGATCGTTTCGTGGCTCGGCTATTTTCCCCATCACTATTGGCACGCGGGCGAAGAGCCTGGGCGCGTCGGCATGCGCCATCACTATGTCTGCCCCTATGGCCCGTATTTGGCCGGCGATGGGCAGTATGTGAACCTCGCCGTGGCGAGCCCGGCCGATTGGGAAGTCTTCTGTAAAGTTGTCGTGGAAAAACCGGAAATGTTGACCGACCCCCGTTTTGTCTCGGTGCAGGATCGCCGCAAGAATCGCAACGCACTGGAAGAGACCATCGAAAATATTTTCGCGGCGCGCGAACATACCCATTGGCTCGCGCAGCTCAAGAAAGCCCAGCTGCCGCACGGGATCGTGCGCGGCGTCGCCCAGGTATTGGCCCATCCTCAGGTGATCGCCCGCAAACTGATCCGCGAAGCCGACTCGCCGGTGGGCACCGTGCCGGTGATCGCCAATGCGCTCAAAATGTCGAAGAGCGAGGCGCGCTACGACCGGATTCCCGCGTTGGGTGAAAACAACGAAGCAATCTTGCGTGAGTTGGGCTACGACGGCGCCGGCATCGCGAAGCTCGTGCAGGACAAAGTCATCTAG
- a CDS encoding MaoC family dehydratase, producing the protein MAVKEGWQGRYFEDFEVGDIYRCRLGRTVTEADNIWFTLLTNNTNQIHFNNEYGKKTEFGKCLINGALTLAIVAGMGVADVSENGFALGWDQITLPNPLFAGDTLYSESEVLEKRASKSKPQWGIIKVRTRGIQQEGKIVIDYARSVMVWKKAHAPNNDTFPTIKE; encoded by the coding sequence ATGGCGGTTAAAGAAGGTTGGCAGGGCCGTTATTTCGAAGACTTCGAAGTCGGCGACATCTATCGCTGCCGACTCGGCAGAACGGTTACCGAAGCCGACAACATCTGGTTCACCTTGCTGACCAACAACACCAATCAGATTCATTTCAACAACGAATATGGCAAGAAGACCGAGTTCGGCAAATGTCTGATCAACGGCGCGCTGACGCTCGCCATCGTCGCCGGCATGGGCGTTGCGGACGTGAGTGAGAACGGTTTTGCTTTGGGCTGGGACCAGATCACGCTGCCCAATCCGCTGTTTGCCGGCGATACATTGTATTCGGAATCCGAAGTGCTCGAAAAGCGCGCGTCCAAGTCCAAACCGCAGTGGGGCATCATCAAGGTGCGCACCCGCGGCATTCAACAAGAAGGCAAGATCGTCATCGATTATGCGCGCAGCGTGATGGTGTGGAAGAAGGCACATGCGCCGAATAACGATACTTTTCCGACCATCAAAGAATAA
- a CDS encoding acyl-CoA dehydrogenase: MDFNLTTEQLQIRDEIKKVCKEFPDAYWRKVDSEKAYPEAFVKKLGDLGWLAALIPEEFGGTGLGITEASIILEEINHSGGVATACHAQMYTMGTLLRHGNAEQKKRYLPKIATGELRLQAFGVTEPNAGSESTRIQTNAIKKGDRYLVNGQKIFISRVLQSDLMLLLARTTPYDELKDKTRGLSVFIVDLKANQGKLEVKPLDLMINHHTNALFFDNVEVPVENLIGDEGMGFRYIIDGWNAERILVAAEAIGDGRWFVERASKYASERHVFGKAIGANQGIQFPIAKAYANIEAADLVRYQAATKFDRKEKCGAEANLAKYLASEAAWEAANACLTTHGGYGFAAEYDVERKFRETRLLTVAPVSNNLVLAYLGQHVLGMPKSY; encoded by the coding sequence ATGGATTTCAACCTGACGACCGAGCAGCTGCAGATCCGCGATGAGATCAAGAAAGTCTGCAAAGAATTTCCCGACGCCTACTGGCGCAAGGTTGACAGCGAGAAGGCTTATCCGGAAGCGTTTGTCAAAAAATTGGGCGATCTCGGCTGGCTCGCGGCGCTGATTCCCGAAGAGTTCGGCGGCACTGGCCTCGGCATCACCGAAGCCAGCATCATTTTAGAAGAGATCAACCACTCCGGCGGCGTCGCCACCGCCTGCCACGCCCAGATGTACACCATGGGCACGCTGTTGCGCCACGGCAACGCCGAGCAAAAAAAACGCTACTTGCCGAAGATCGCCACCGGCGAATTGCGCCTGCAGGCCTTCGGCGTCACTGAACCCAACGCCGGCTCGGAGTCGACGCGCATCCAAACCAACGCGATAAAAAAAGGCGATCGCTATTTAGTCAACGGGCAAAAGATCTTCATCTCCCGCGTGCTGCAATCCGACCTGATGCTGCTGCTCGCACGCACGACGCCCTACGACGAACTCAAAGACAAAACCCGCGGCCTATCGGTCTTCATCGTCGACTTGAAAGCCAATCAAGGAAAACTTGAAGTTAAGCCGCTCGACTTGATGATCAATCATCACACCAACGCGCTGTTTTTCGACAACGTGGAAGTGCCGGTGGAGAATTTGATCGGCGATGAAGGCATGGGCTTTCGCTACATCATCGACGGCTGGAACGCCGAGCGGATTCTTGTCGCCGCCGAAGCCATCGGCGACGGCCGTTGGTTCGTCGAGCGCGCGTCGAAGTACGCCAGCGAACGCCACGTTTTCGGCAAAGCCATCGGCGCCAACCAAGGCATCCAGTTTCCCATCGCCAAGGCCTACGCCAACATCGAAGCCGCCGATTTGGTGCGCTACCAAGCCGCGACGAAATTCGACCGCAAGGAAAAATGCGGCGCCGAAGCCAATCTAGCGAAATACTTGGCATCGGAGGCCGCCTGGGAAGCCGCCAACGCTTGCTTGACCACACATGGCGGCTACGGCTTCGCGGCCGAATATGACGTGGAAAGAAAATTTCGCGAGACGCGCCTGCTCACAGTCGCGCCGGTAAGCAACAATTTGGTGCTGGCTTATCTTGGGCAGCATGTGTTGGGGATGCCGAAGTCGTACTAG
- a CDS encoding MFS transporter, translating into MKLSTAKLLVPIVAVTIQSNSSSTVIPPYLSHMKISVALIGTLISLAPIFALMARLPVGMLYKRESARWLVSLAILAMGVTNYLYGFSYDALSFAVVHCLNGFAYSAVTTLYMAFYVDSLAPDENRNHAMGYYVGVLAVGYSTGNFFGGWIADHWGYHWSFKLGALLSLVAVRLLWLMRAPAGAGAAKGKEKEAAKLTSKESFKALLEPGLATVVLVALFLNLLHQMGGTFISLYGLSVGMSLTQIGIIRAGYAGINAVTRPVSGHVVNKIGHRNLSYLGLPLQSLILMIIPLFTGFGMIMFVYVASGLMRAIVIVANAVGLVQDVPESRVRRGLASGVYNAAGDLGNILGPSIGGLIAHATGIASVFVIGSIGSTVLFFTGVWLVRRIKQREDVRLASSV; encoded by the coding sequence ATGAAACTCAGCACCGCTAAGCTTCTAGTGCCGATTGTCGCCGTAACCATTCAAAGCAATTCGTCTTCGACTGTCATTCCGCCTTATCTCAGCCATATGAAAATTTCCGTGGCGTTGATCGGCACGTTGATTTCCCTGGCGCCGATCTTTGCATTAATGGCGCGGTTGCCGGTGGGGATGCTTTACAAACGAGAAAGCGCCCGCTGGCTGGTGTCGCTGGCGATCTTGGCCATGGGTGTGACCAACTATCTTTACGGCTTTTCCTATGACGCGCTTTCGTTTGCGGTCGTGCACTGTTTGAACGGTTTCGCTTACAGCGCGGTGACGACGCTTTACATGGCGTTCTATGTCGACTCCCTGGCGCCGGATGAAAATCGCAATCATGCCATGGGTTACTATGTCGGCGTCTTGGCGGTGGGCTACTCGACGGGAAACTTTTTCGGCGGCTGGATCGCCGATCATTGGGGTTACCACTGGAGCTTCAAACTGGGCGCGCTGTTGTCGCTGGTGGCAGTTAGGCTTCTGTGGTTGATGCGCGCGCCGGCTGGAGCGGGCGCCGCCAAGGGCAAAGAAAAAGAAGCTGCCAAGCTCACTTCGAAAGAATCTTTCAAAGCTTTGCTGGAGCCGGGCCTGGCCACGGTTGTGTTGGTCGCGTTGTTTTTGAACCTGCTGCATCAGATGGGCGGCACGTTTATTTCCCTCTACGGGTTGTCGGTGGGCATGAGCCTGACACAGATCGGCATTATCCGCGCCGGCTACGCCGGCATCAACGCCGTCACCCGGCCGGTCAGCGGCCATGTTGTCAACAAGATCGGCCATCGTAACCTTTCGTACTTGGGTCTGCCGCTGCAATCGTTGATCCTAATGATCATCCCGCTATTTACGGGCTTTGGCATGATTATGTTTGTCTATGTCGCCTCGGGCTTGATGCGCGCCATTGTCATCGTCGCCAACGCGGTGGGATTAGTGCAGGACGTGCCCGAATCACGCGTCCGGCGCGGCTTGGCCTCCGGCGTCTACAATGCCGCCGGCGATCTCGGCAACATCCTCGGCCCATCGATTGGCGGCTTGATTGCGCACGCGACCGGTATCGCCAGTGTGTTCGTGATCGGCTCGATCGGTTCGACGGTGTTGTTCTTTACTGGCGTGTGGTTGGTGCGGCGGATAAAGCAACGGGAAGACGTTCGTTTGGCGTCTAGCGTCTAG
- a CDS encoding CoA ester lyase, whose protein sequence is MDLIRSWMFVPGHRQKMIDKALGLTADAIMLDIEDGVAPNEKDAARKNIADSLGRGKAAGTPARYVRINAIGHPRMNADLAAVIRPGLEGLVCPKVDTVDEVRKVDGILSEQEPKNQLAKGSVKLLIAIESPKGLYNAPAIAAASPRVTGLLFGAEDFGREINLPAIREGEARDLIYARSSMVIAAASAHVQAIDGVWVDLNDTQGLFGFAKQSRQLGFSGMSCIHPSQVDAINTTFSPTPAEIDYCQKVLQAFDEANARGDGSIAFGGQLIDRPIVERARRTIEMAKSLGQIK, encoded by the coding sequence ATGGACTTGATTCGGTCGTGGATGTTCGTGCCTGGCCATCGGCAGAAGATGATCGACAAGGCGCTCGGCTTAACTGCCGATGCCATCATGCTCGACATCGAAGACGGCGTGGCGCCCAACGAGAAAGACGCGGCGCGCAAAAACATCGCCGATTCTTTAGGCCGCGGCAAAGCCGCCGGCACGCCGGCGCGCTACGTGCGCATCAATGCCATCGGCCATCCGCGCATGAACGCCGACCTTGCCGCGGTCATCCGCCCGGGGCTCGAAGGGTTGGTTTGCCCCAAGGTCGACACGGTCGACGAAGTGCGCAAAGTCGACGGGATTCTAAGCGAGCAAGAGCCAAAGAATCAGCTGGCCAAAGGCAGCGTCAAGCTTTTGATCGCCATCGAAAGCCCCAAAGGTCTTTACAACGCCCCGGCCATCGCCGCGGCATCGCCGCGGGTTACCGGCTTATTGTTCGGCGCCGAAGATTTCGGCCGCGAGATCAATCTGCCGGCGATTCGCGAAGGCGAGGCGCGCGACTTGATCTACGCCCGCTCTTCCATGGTCATCGCCGCCGCCAGCGCCCACGTGCAAGCCATCGACGGCGTCTGGGTCGATTTGAACGATACCCAGGGATTGTTCGGTTTCGCCAAACAGTCCCGCCAACTCGGCTTCTCCGGCATGTCGTGCATTCATCCGTCCCAGGTCGACGCCATCAATACGACTTTCAGCCCGACGCCCGCGGAGATCGATTACTGCCAAAAAGTCCTGCAAGCCTTCGACGAAGCCAACGCGCGCGGCGACGGCTCCATCGCCTTCGGCGGCCAACTGATCGACCGCCCGATCGTCGAGCGCGCGCGCCGCACCATCGAGATGGCCAAATCCCTCGGCCAGATAAAATGA
- a CDS encoding MBL fold metallo-hydrolase — MKAKLIAIVSLIGCMTTGAAAPVKMTAVKVTDGVYMLEHSQGSGNSTVVFTNEGVVVFDCHIDNSDQTLAFIRSMTDKKVRYLITSHSAGDHATGSWHFREDKPIWIATKNQIHDLQMQELEEFNERKNSNDPRNIAYKGKELGQPDVGFDGSMTLYFGGLTFVITAEGRGHSTGDLTVYIPQKRVFLMGDLLDTEIHPGQGESGGIFFSNVAGWIRILDNIMARSLAVDTYVPGHGPVHVGRGVKDLEEQKRYFVVMRNEVAKMVQAGKTLEQITKEFRVPEEFAHYKRPERLRQFFRLFYHQLAETGY; from the coding sequence ATGAAGGCAAAACTCATCGCGATTGTCTCGTTGATTGGGTGTATGACCACCGGGGCAGCGGCGCCGGTGAAAATGACGGCGGTCAAAGTGACCGACGGCGTCTACATGTTGGAGCACTCCCAAGGCTCCGGCAACTCGACAGTTGTCTTCACCAACGAAGGCGTGGTCGTGTTCGACTGCCACATCGACAACTCGGATCAAACCCTTGCCTTCATTCGTTCTATGACCGACAAAAAAGTTCGCTACCTAATCACTTCGCACAGCGCCGGCGATCATGCCACCGGCTCGTGGCATTTCCGCGAAGACAAACCGATCTGGATCGCCACCAAGAACCAGATACACGACTTACAGATGCAGGAGCTCGAAGAGTTCAACGAGCGCAAGAACTCCAACGATCCGCGCAATATCGCCTACAAGGGCAAGGAGCTCGGCCAACCCGACGTAGGCTTCGACGGTAGTATGACGCTTTATTTCGGCGGTCTGACCTTCGTCATCACCGCCGAAGGACGCGGCCATAGCACCGGCGATTTGACCGTCTACATTCCGCAGAAGCGCGTCTTCTTGATGGGCGATCTGCTCGACACCGAAATTCATCCGGGCCAGGGTGAGTCGGGCGGCATCTTTTTTTCCAACGTCGCCGGTTGGATCAGAATTTTAGACAACATCATGGCGCGCAGCCTGGCTGTCGACACCTACGTCCCCGGCCACGGCCCCGTGCACGTCGGCCGCGGCGTCAAAGATTTGGAAGAGCAGAAGCGCTATTTCGTGGTCATGCGCAACGAAGTGGCCAAGATGGTGCAAGCCGGCAAGACCCTCGAACAGATCACCAAAGAGTTCAGGGTTCCGGAGGAGTTCGCGCATTACAAGCGGCCCGAGCGGCTGCGCCAATTCTTCCGGCTGTTCTATCATCAGCTGGCCGAAACAGGTTATTAG
- a CDS encoding extracellular solute-binding protein, with product MKRFLTAVAITLALASAGWAQGKMSMEQLAAYNKPDRENVLYNGAKAEGKVTWYTSLAGDSYKQLAAAFEAKYPGVSVESYRATRQEMSARIMAESQSRRYIVDTLETTIPLLKLLKDQKMLVPYYFPTQGKYPDHVKEKAPRGLVYWAIDRESHIGLSYNKNQIPANAVPRNYEGLLRPDLKGKIAFAGSDTGVTVMGAMLKFKGEEFVKKLRAQAPITHNVSGRALLDMVISGEVGASPTTFRNHVEVSLKAGAPIEWIPMDVVPSNSGSTGVSVQAPHPHAALLLADFILGEGGQAVLEKYEYGNPVKDYGFKRWYPEQGLSAEQIDKLEEKWRTTLRDLTKRSSF from the coding sequence ATGAAACGTTTTCTGACCGCAGTGGCGATCACGCTGGCGCTGGCATCCGCTGGCTGGGCGCAGGGCAAGATGTCGATGGAGCAACTCGCCGCCTACAACAAGCCGGACCGTGAGAATGTGCTTTACAACGGCGCCAAAGCTGAAGGCAAAGTGACCTGGTACACTTCGCTCGCCGGCGATTCCTACAAACAGCTCGCCGCCGCCTTCGAAGCCAAGTATCCCGGCGTCAGCGTAGAATCCTACCGCGCCACGCGCCAGGAGATGAGCGCGCGCATCATGGCCGAGTCGCAATCGAGGCGCTACATCGTCGACACCCTGGAAACCACCATCCCGCTGTTGAAGCTACTCAAAGATCAAAAGATGCTCGTGCCCTATTACTTTCCGACCCAGGGAAAATATCCCGACCATGTCAAAGAGAAAGCGCCCCGTGGTCTGGTGTACTGGGCGATTGACCGCGAGTCGCACATCGGCCTTTCCTACAACAAGAACCAGATCCCGGCCAATGCCGTGCCGAGAAATTATGAAGGGCTGTTGCGTCCCGATCTCAAGGGCAAGATCGCCTTTGCCGGCAGCGACACTGGCGTCACGGTCATGGGCGCCATGCTCAAATTCAAAGGCGAAGAGTTCGTCAAGAAACTGCGCGCCCAAGCGCCGATCACCCATAACGTCTCGGGCCGCGCCCTCCTCGACATGGTGATCTCGGGCGAAGTGGGCGCCTCGCCGACGACCTTTCGCAACCACGTCGAAGTTTCGCTCAAGGCCGGTGCGCCGATCGAGTGGATACCGATGGACGTCGTGCCGTCAAACTCCGGCTCCACCGGTGTTTCGGTGCAGGCGCCTCATCCGCACGCGGCGCTGCTATTGGCCGATTTCATCCTTGGCGAAGGCGGCCAAGCGGTCTTGGAAAAATATGAATACGGCAACCCGGTCAAAGACTATGGCTTCAAGCGCTGGTACCCGGAACAGGGCTTGAGCGCCGAGCAGATCGACAAGCTCGAAGAAAAATGGCGCACCACGCTGCGCGATTTGACCAAGCGTTCGTCCTTCTAA
- a CDS encoding aldehyde dehydrogenase family protein produces MNTGSYIDGKWFHPKSPRLVRNLNPANPDEVIAEFPAATVEDVQRAIDVAQAAFRNWKKTPGPERGRVLWRAADIARQRADEIARALTREEGKVLKEAKGEVMKGISLLEFYAGEGFRMHGKTLPSEARDTFTYTVRQPLGVVGLIAPWNFPWAIPVWKSAPALAAGNCVIFKPAELTPATATLLTEIYAEAGLPPGVFNMIVGSGSVVGEAMVHSPVLRAISFTGSNEIGGGLYVKAAQRGAKVTCEMGGKNAVIVMADADLDKAAIAIHGGAFGSTGQRCTATSRVIAHPEVKNSLLDRLVAAAGKIKVGPGLDESVDMGPAVDEKQWRTDFDYIKIGQEEGAQLVLGGRKPEHLGKGYFVEPTIFDNVAPTMRIFKEEIFGPVLSVTSAKTLDEALTYANGVEYGLTTSIFTENIDTIMRFVDEVETGMVHVNEPTIGGEAQLPFGGTKSTGVGEREMAEEGLNFFTELKTVFINYSGKAERSMTR; encoded by the coding sequence ATGAACACCGGCTCTTATATCGACGGCAAGTGGTTCCATCCTAAATCACCGCGCCTGGTGCGCAACTTAAATCCGGCCAATCCCGACGAAGTGATCGCCGAATTTCCGGCAGCGACCGTTGAGGACGTGCAGCGCGCCATCGACGTCGCGCAGGCGGCCTTTCGCAATTGGAAAAAAACTCCCGGCCCGGAGCGCGGCCGGGTGCTCTGGCGCGCCGCCGACATTGCGCGCCAGCGCGCCGACGAGATCGCCCGCGCGCTCACACGCGAAGAGGGCAAAGTCCTGAAAGAAGCCAAGGGCGAAGTGATGAAAGGCATCTCACTGTTGGAGTTCTACGCCGGCGAGGGCTTTCGCATGCACGGCAAGACGCTGCCTTCCGAAGCGCGCGATACTTTTACGTACACCGTGCGCCAGCCCTTGGGCGTCGTCGGCCTGATCGCGCCATGGAATTTTCCCTGGGCGATTCCGGTCTGGAAATCGGCGCCGGCGCTGGCCGCCGGCAACTGTGTCATCTTCAAGCCGGCGGAGCTGACGCCGGCGACGGCGACGCTGCTCACCGAGATCTACGCCGAAGCGGGCTTGCCGCCCGGCGTTTTCAACATGATCGTCGGCTCGGGCTCCGTCGTTGGTGAAGCGATGGTCCATTCGCCGGTGCTGCGGGCGATTTCGTTTACCGGCTCCAACGAGATCGGCGGCGGGCTCTACGTCAAAGCAGCGCAGCGCGGCGCCAAGGTCACCTGCGAGATGGGCGGCAAAAACGCGGTTATCGTTATGGCGGATGCGGACCTGGACAAAGCCGCCATCGCCATCCACGGCGGCGCCTTCGGCTCCACCGGCCAGCGCTGCACGGCGACTTCGCGCGTGATCGCCCATCCCGAGGTAAAAAATAGTCTGCTCGACCGCCTCGTCGCAGCCGCCGGCAAAATCAAAGTCGGCCCCGGTCTCGATGAGAGCGTCGATATGGGACCAGCCGTCGACGAGAAGCAGTGGCGCACCGATTTCGACTACATCAAAATCGGCCAGGAGGAAGGCGCCCAATTGGTTCTCGGCGGCAGAAAGCCGGAACATCTCGGCAAAGGCTACTTCGTCGAGCCGACGATTTTCGATAACGTCGCGCCGACCATGCGGATTTTCAAAGAAGAGATCTTCGGCCCGGTGCTGTCGGTGACCAGCGCGAAAACTCTCGACGAAGCGCTCACCTACGCCAACGGTGTCGAGTACGGTTTGACGACATCGATTTTCACCGAAAACATCGACACCATCATGCGCTTCGTCGACGAGGTCGAGACCGGCATGGTGCACGTCAACGAGCCGACCATCGGCGGCGAAGCGCAGCTCCCCTTCGGCGGCACCAAATCGACCGGCGTCGGCGAGCGCGAGATGGCGGAGGAAGGTCTCAACTTTTTTACAGAATTAAAAACTGTGTTTATCAACTACTCCGGCAAGGCGGAAAGATCGATGACGCGCTAA